A DNA window from Chryseobacterium sp. MEBOG06 contains the following coding sequences:
- a CDS encoding Crp/Fnr family transcriptional regulator: MLGQLRAHIEKIIPVSDDEFEFIASCFTYKKYKKHQFLIQEGELVLYNYFVLKGLLKLVYTDEAGKEHILGFAMEDWWETDFPAYYQQAAATMSLECVESTELLCLQLEDYKKLCARLPKLEHFFLEKAYMGFIAAQQRTISMMTTGIKERYDQLVKKYPSLVQRVPKSLLASYLGVSRETLSRLSL, from the coding sequence ATGCTGGGGCAGTTAAGAGCACATATTGAAAAGATAATCCCTGTAAGTGATGATGAGTTTGAATTCATAGCCTCTTGTTTCACTTATAAGAAATATAAAAAACACCAGTTTTTGATACAGGAAGGTGAACTGGTTCTGTACAACTATTTTGTATTGAAAGGACTTCTGAAGCTGGTGTATACAGATGAAGCAGGAAAAGAACATATTTTAGGATTTGCAATGGAAGACTGGTGGGAAACTGATTTTCCTGCCTATTACCAACAGGCTGCTGCAACCATGTCACTGGAATGTGTGGAAAGCACGGAACTATTATGTCTTCAGCTGGAAGATTATAAAAAACTTTGCGCCAGACTCCCAAAACTGGAACACTTCTTTCTGGAGAAAGCCTATATGGGATTTATTGCAGCCCAGCAGCGTACCATTTCTATGATGACAACAGGGATCAAAGAACGTTATGATCAACTTGTAAAGAAGTATCCTTCGCTGGTTCAGAGAGTTCCGAAGTCTCTTCTTGCATCTTACCTAGGGGTGTCCAGAGAAACATTAAGCCGTTTGTCTTTGTAA
- a CDS encoding RidA family protein, producing MEKRTVNPWKWQDERSYSQAVEVKNVEKTLYCSGQAAIDSDGTSSNKDMKSQLEQAIANLEEVIMTAGYECKGIVRLNVYTTSTEELWPYFPILQEWISKHKVEQALTLLEVNRLFETLKVELEATVVQ from the coding sequence ATGGAAAAAAGAACCGTAAACCCATGGAAATGGCAGGATGAACGAAGCTATTCTCAGGCAGTTGAGGTGAAAAATGTCGAAAAAACGCTATACTGCTCCGGGCAGGCAGCGATAGATTCAGATGGAACATCCAGTAATAAAGATATGAAATCTCAGCTTGAGCAGGCTATTGCCAATCTGGAAGAAGTCATCATGACAGCAGGATATGAATGTAAGGGAATTGTAAGATTAAACGTCTATACTACTTCCACAGAAGAGCTTTGGCCTTATTTTCCTATCCTTCAGGAATGGATATCAAAACATAAGGTCGAACAGGCACTCACTTTACTGGAGGTAAACAGATTATTTGAAACTTTAAAAGTTGAGCTGGAAGCAACCGTTGTTCAATAA
- a CDS encoding SDR family oxidoreductase encodes MNIQLFSKNALVGAATQGIGAGIAVELAKCGANVTVMARNETKLQNIVSSLPVLHSDQKHQYLVADFSDFENYKKIIGEYFSSYSVDILVNNTNGPEPGLALDKTVEDYQKAFDLLFKTVCETTLLALPHMIKQGSGRIINVSSLSVKEPIASLALSNSIRSAVIAWAKTLSNEVAQHNITINNVLTGYFDTERIQNLVNHEAQQSGKTPEEIKKARENKIPMKRLGKPEEYGHLVAFLASEYSAYLTGTSIPLDGGLNNTY; translated from the coding sequence ATGAATATTCAACTTTTTTCAAAAAATGCTTTGGTAGGTGCTGCTACTCAGGGAATAGGAGCAGGAATAGCTGTCGAACTGGCAAAATGCGGAGCCAATGTTACTGTAATGGCCCGTAATGAAACGAAACTTCAAAATATAGTTTCATCATTGCCTGTATTACATTCTGATCAGAAACACCAGTACCTGGTGGCAGACTTCTCAGATTTTGAGAACTATAAAAAAATTATTGGTGAATATTTCAGCAGTTACTCTGTAGACATTCTCGTGAACAATACGAATGGTCCCGAACCAGGGCTGGCACTGGATAAAACGGTGGAAGACTATCAAAAAGCATTTGACCTTCTCTTTAAAACGGTCTGTGAAACCACATTACTGGCACTTCCCCATATGATCAAGCAGGGAAGCGGGCGTATTATTAACGTCTCTTCACTATCTGTTAAAGAACCGATTGCGAGTCTTGCTCTTTCCAATTCTATCCGTTCGGCAGTCATTGCATGGGCTAAAACGCTGTCCAATGAAGTCGCACAGCATAATATCACCATAAATAATGTTTTAACAGGTTATTTTGATACAGAAAGAATCCAAAATCTTGTAAATCATGAAGCACAGCAATCAGGCAAAACTCCTGAGGAAATCAAAAAAGCGAGGGAAAATAAAATTCCTATGAAAAGGCTCGGAAAACCGGAAGAATATGGACATCTGGTTGCTTTTCTGGCCTCAGAATATTCAGCTTATCTTACCGGAACAAGTATTCCGCTGGATGGAGGGTTGAATAATACGTATTAG
- a CDS encoding DUF2723 domain-containing protein — translation MKNWSFKKWNTVLGWFLFAVALITYLSTIEHSLSFWDCGEYISSAVKLEVTHAPGAALFQIMGAVASIFALGNAENYSIVINAMSAIFSSFTILFLFWTITHFVRRLLNKDFDEISKRQEISILFAGVIGALCFTFSDTFWFSAVEGEVYSMASMFIALLVWLATKWENEYNAGDSERWIILIFFIIGLSVGVHMMCMLAIPAICLLYYARNYTFSWKTFVFANLITLGILAFVFKFIFPLIMTLFGKLEIFFVNGLGLPFHSGTIVAFVLMAAISYVLIKYSGKTKRKIYQTTVLSLVYMIIGFSCWLVIPIRANANPPMNLNDPDTAIGMKDYYNREQYGDWPTTYGQNYTAFLDKKGIEKNEDGSYKRQITGDIYEKDEKTGTYRKTGERFNYVFNKSHISFMPRMFSSDEDVMANYIALYGAPDFTFNDDNEDVADNPQAKKIFEDLRAKYENDSITASDYLKVKPYNLINVQRPSFAQNMDYFFSFQNGYYFVRYLLWNFVGRQNDLQGHMENTQGNWISGFSFIDDILLGDQDHMPAKFKNESTVKFFFLPLILGLIGFFFQLNRDFGRFYALLSLFILTSVGIVFYTGVKPFEVRERDYAMVGSFYAFAIWIGLGAGAALWFLQSKIKSNGVNIVFGLILLGIPFMMGFQNYTSHDRSRKTAARDYAYSFLRSLPEDDIIFIYGDNDTFPVWAIQETERFRDDVKTVNFTLLATPWNIDQVKRKTYNAKGIPGELTHDEYRDGVNDQVYLMKKEDWEGFFAMLKDQGAPETEFQEFRKYLTQDSMTMKEAIKFLKVKSPAKDELLKMYFGENEYEKYNIIPVNKFILPVNKENAVRAGIINKADLSNAVDQIMISYQGNTMYKSNLMMLDMLANFDWKRPVNFSSGGMYESENIFYLDDYLQFDGFSYRLVPIRTPQSPDGDKGRVDAISLYHVVKNFRWGNFKDLSIYYDETATSNIFGYRMSVSRAVSALVVNGQKEKALELLDLAAKEIPVEKYNDPRSLSSMVTGYIVAGQEQKGLQLAEVLKKGIIEEYDYYHNLSPKFQAAARKQMRSKPMEYALVVSAVTEAYRTLGQNEKAHTYLLKSVEPIDKKFSIFIQGLQQMGKEKAMKESEKVQQIAPFYQYLFNVMEPFDSTYSKKKESQITSAMIRATQ, via the coding sequence ATGAAAAATTGGTCTTTTAAAAAATGGAACACCGTATTGGGGTGGTTCCTTTTTGCTGTTGCGCTCATTACTTATCTTTCAACAATAGAGCATTCTTTGAGTTTTTGGGATTGCGGGGAATACATATCTTCTGCCGTGAAACTTGAAGTAACCCACGCTCCGGGAGCAGCTCTGTTTCAGATCATGGGGGCAGTGGCAAGTATTTTTGCATTAGGAAATGCCGAAAACTATTCTATTGTTATCAATGCAATGTCTGCCATTTTCAGTTCTTTTACCATTTTGTTTCTGTTCTGGACAATTACCCATTTTGTCAGACGTCTTTTAAATAAAGATTTTGATGAAATTTCAAAACGTCAGGAGATTTCAATTCTTTTTGCGGGGGTGATTGGCGCTTTGTGCTTCACTTTTTCAGATACATTCTGGTTTTCGGCAGTAGAAGGAGAAGTCTATTCAATGGCTTCTATGTTTATTGCATTGCTGGTCTGGCTTGCCACTAAATGGGAAAATGAATATAATGCAGGAGATAGCGAAAGATGGATCATTCTGATATTTTTTATTATAGGACTTTCGGTTGGAGTACATATGATGTGTATGCTGGCAATCCCTGCAATATGCCTTTTATACTATGCCAGAAATTATACATTTTCATGGAAAACCTTTGTTTTTGCAAACCTGATTACATTGGGAATTCTGGCATTTGTCTTCAAATTTATTTTCCCACTGATTATGACTTTGTTTGGGAAACTGGAGATTTTCTTCGTCAACGGACTGGGGCTTCCTTTTCATTCGGGAACTATTGTAGCGTTTGTTCTAATGGCTGCAATCAGTTATGTTTTAATTAAATATTCGGGAAAAACCAAAAGAAAGATATATCAGACCACTGTTTTATCTCTGGTCTATATGATCATCGGTTTTTCCTGCTGGCTGGTCATTCCGATCAGAGCAAATGCTAATCCGCCGATGAACCTCAACGATCCCGATACCGCAATCGGGATGAAAGATTATTACAACAGAGAGCAGTATGGTGACTGGCCAACGACTTACGGACAGAATTACACTGCATTTCTGGACAAAAAAGGAATAGAAAAAAATGAAGACGGAAGCTATAAAAGGCAGATCACAGGAGATATTTACGAAAAAGACGAAAAAACAGGTACTTACAGGAAAACGGGTGAACGTTTCAATTATGTTTTCAATAAATCTCATATCAGCTTTATGCCAAGAATGTTCAGCAGTGATGAAGATGTGATGGCCAATTATATCGCCTTATATGGTGCTCCTGACTTTACTTTCAATGATGACAATGAAGATGTGGCAGATAATCCGCAGGCCAAGAAGATCTTTGAAGATCTGAGGGCTAAATATGAAAATGATTCTATTACCGCTTCAGATTATTTGAAGGTAAAACCTTATAACCTGATTAATGTTCAGCGTCCTTCCTTTGCCCAAAATATGGATTATTTTTTCTCTTTCCAGAATGGATATTACTTTGTAAGATATCTGCTGTGGAACTTTGTGGGAAGACAGAATGACCTTCAGGGACATATGGAAAACACTCAAGGGAACTGGATTTCAGGGTTCTCCTTTATCGATGATATTTTATTGGGAGATCAGGATCATATGCCGGCTAAGTTTAAGAATGAAAGTACAGTGAAATTCTTCTTTTTACCGCTTATTTTAGGGCTTATCGGCTTCTTTTTCCAGCTGAACAGGGATTTCGGAAGATTTTATGCCCTTCTTTCACTCTTTATTCTTACCAGCGTAGGAATTGTTTTTTATACAGGAGTAAAACCGTTTGAGGTAAGAGAAAGGGATTATGCCATGGTAGGATCATTCTATGCCTTTGCCATTTGGATCGGTCTGGGAGCCGGAGCTGCTCTTTGGTTTCTTCAGTCAAAAATAAAATCCAATGGAGTTAATATTGTCTTTGGGCTAATATTGTTGGGAATTCCTTTTATGATGGGCTTTCAGAATTATACTTCACACGACCGAAGCAGGAAAACGGCCGCTCGGGACTATGCGTATTCATTCCTCAGGTCTTTGCCTGAAGATGATATCATATTCATCTATGGTGATAACGATACTTTTCCTGTCTGGGCCATTCAGGAGACAGAAAGATTCAGGGATGATGTGAAGACCGTTAACTTTACTCTTTTGGCCACTCCCTGGAATATTGATCAGGTTAAAAGGAAAACATACAATGCAAAAGGGATTCCGGGTGAATTAACGCATGATGAATACAGAGACGGAGTAAATGATCAGGTTTATCTGATGAAAAAAGAGGACTGGGAAGGCTTTTTTGCCATGCTTAAAGATCAGGGAGCCCCGGAAACGGAATTTCAGGAGTTTAGAAAATATCTGACTCAGGATTCTATGACGATGAAGGAGGCCATTAAATTCTTAAAGGTGAAATCTCCGGCAAAAGATGAACTGCTGAAGATGTATTTCGGCGAAAATGAATATGAAAAATATAATATTATTCCGGTGAACAAATTTATTCTTCCGGTGAATAAAGAAAATGCTGTGAGGGCAGGAATTATCAATAAGGCTGATCTTTCCAACGCTGTAGATCAGATCATGATCAGCTATCAGGGCAATACCATGTACAAAAGTAATCTGATGATGCTTGACATGCTGGCTAACTTCGACTGGAAGCGGCCGGTGAATTTCTCATCTGGAGGAATGTATGAAAGTGAAAATATATTTTATCTTGATGACTATCTGCAGTTTGATGGTTTCAGCTACAGGCTCGTTCCTATTCGTACCCCTCAAAGTCCGGATGGGGATAAAGGAAGGGTAGACGCCATCTCTCTTTACCATGTGGTGAAAAATTTCAGATGGGGGAATTTTAAAGACCTTAGTATTTATTATGATGAAACCGCTACCTCCAATATATTTGGTTACAGAATGTCGGTAAGCAGAGCTGTTTCAGCACTGGTTGTGAACGGACAGAAAGAAAAAGCACTGGAACTTTTAGATCTTGCCGCAAAAGAAATTCCTGTAGAAAAGTATAATGATCCACGTTCGTTAAGTTCAATGGTGACGGGGTATATTGTTGCCGGACAGGAACAGAAAGGTCTTCAGCTGGCGGAAGTACTTAAAAAAGGAATAATTGAAGAATATGACTATTACCATAATCTCTCTCCAAAATTTCAGGCCGCAGCCAGAAAACAAATGCGCTCAAAGCCTATGGAATATGCTCTTGTAGTTTCCGCTGTCACAGAAGCCTACAGAACATTAGGACAGAATGAAAAAGCTCATACTTATCTTTTAAAATCTGTTGAACCTATTGATAAAAAATTCAGTATTTTCATACAGGGTCTTCAGCAAATGGGTAAAGAAAAAGCCATGAAAGAATCTGAGAAAGTTCAGCAGATTGCTCCTTTTTATCAGTATTTGTTTAATGTGATGGAACCTTTTGATTCCACTTATTCTAAAAAGAAGGAGAGTCAGATTACTTCTGCGATGATCAGAGCGACACAGTGA
- the ric gene encoding iron-sulfur cluster repair di-iron protein translates to MNTRTDFIGDIVAEDFRAAAVFKRYGIDFCCKGGRTIEEACSQKKLKPEKIYEELETLPENEGASIDFNSWPLDLLTDYIEKKHHRYVEDKTSVLQDFLDKLCKVHGDRHPELFEISTLFNDSAHDLAAHMKKEELILFPFVRNMMKAKLSGAALPQTVFGTVENPVHIMQHEHTVEGERFRKIAEITDEYLPPADACNTYKVAFAMLQDFENDLHKHIHLENNILFPKAIQLEKEFAKVS, encoded by the coding sequence ATGAATACAAGAACAGATTTTATAGGAGACATCGTTGCTGAAGATTTCAGGGCTGCAGCTGTATTTAAAAGATATGGAATTGATTTCTGCTGCAAAGGTGGAAGAACGATAGAAGAAGCCTGCTCTCAAAAGAAACTCAAACCGGAAAAGATCTACGAAGAACTGGAAACCCTTCCTGAAAACGAAGGTGCATCCATAGATTTCAACAGTTGGCCGCTTGACCTCCTGACAGATTATATTGAGAAAAAGCACCACCGTTATGTAGAAGATAAAACATCTGTTCTTCAGGATTTTCTTGACAAACTATGTAAAGTTCACGGTGACAGGCATCCGGAATTATTTGAAATCAGCACTTTATTTAATGACTCCGCTCATGATCTGGCCGCTCATATGAAAAAAGAAGAACTGATTCTGTTTCCTTTTGTACGAAATATGATGAAAGCTAAATTATCCGGAGCTGCCCTGCCACAAACTGTTTTCGGGACTGTAGAAAACCCTGTGCATATCATGCAGCATGAGCATACTGTGGAAGGTGAGCGTTTCAGAAAAATTGCAGAAATCACCGATGAATATCTTCCGCCAGCTGATGCCTGCAACACTTATAAAGTTGCTTTCGCCATGCTCCAGGATTTTGAAAACGATCTGCATAAGCACATCCATCTGGAAAATAACATTCTCTTCCCAAAAGCGATACAATTGGAAAAAGAGTTTGCTAAAGTGTCTTAA
- a CDS encoding c-type cytochrome: MKTPFLNYAMILIVSVLIFSCSKPETTPIPQPEPYSSESAPQTVETPPAPVVSAKVSNDEGLKLIEGTDCLTCHKVDAKLIGPSYQKVAEKYSEADLDMLAQKIIDGGKGNWGEIPMTAHTGLSKDNAKLMVKYILSLKKQ; the protein is encoded by the coding sequence ATGAAGACACCATTTTTAAATTACGCAATGATATTGATTGTATCTGTACTTATTTTTTCATGTTCCAAACCTGAAACTACTCCCATTCCACAGCCGGAACCTTATTCTTCCGAATCCGCTCCTCAGACTGTTGAGACCCCTCCCGCACCAGTAGTTTCTGCCAAAGTTTCCAATGATGAAGGCTTGAAACTGATTGAAGGAACAGACTGCCTTACCTGCCACAAAGTAGATGCAAAATTAATAGGCCCCTCATATCAGAAAGTTGCAGAGAAATATTCTGAGGCTGATCTCGATATGCTGGCGCAGAAAATTATTGACGGAGGTAAAGGAAACTGGGGCGAAATTCCTATGACCGCTCATACAGGATTAAGTAAAGACAATGCTAAACTGATGGTAAAGTATATTTTATCCCTTAAAAAACAATAA
- a CDS encoding RrF2 family transcriptional regulator yields the protein MFSKTCEYALRALIYIAQQSKDGGRVGIKDISKSINSPEHFIAKILQDLSRKGFVQSAKGPNGGFYMDHKNLNTSIADIVKEIDGDKLFSGCGLGLEQCSETHPCPLHEQFKSIRQDLRIMLETSRIQMFVDNLDLNLTHLKV from the coding sequence ATGTTTTCAAAAACCTGCGAATATGCTTTAAGAGCTTTAATTTACATCGCCCAGCAGTCTAAAGATGGTGGCCGCGTAGGAATTAAAGATATTTCAAAAAGTATTAATTCGCCGGAGCATTTTATCGCAAAGATTTTACAGGATCTGAGCAGAAAAGGATTTGTACAGTCGGCCAAAGGACCGAACGGAGGTTTCTATATGGATCATAAAAACCTGAATACAAGTATTGCCGATATTGTCAAAGAAATTGATGGTGATAAGCTTTTTTCCGGTTGTGGTCTGGGACTCGAACAATGTTCAGAAACGCACCCATGTCCACTTCATGAGCAGTTTAAAAGCATCAGACAGGATCTCCGCATTATGCTTGAAACTTCCAGAATACAAATGTTCGTTGATAATCTTGATTTAAATTTAACCCACCTAAAAGTGTAA
- a CDS encoding AraC family transcriptional regulator, whose amino-acid sequence MGLIATLPHIDEHDKSVFVMHEKSEKLIPFHKHTKGQLSYVEGGIAYITINNRTYVVPARHFFWIPQGMEHILEIGHTATVLHSLYFYAHDDDSDPFYGRLGIYPASELLIQMIRYTEIWDEKHVTEKDENFEFLIALKKILPKTHKQPLPIILPSTHNKQMQRITSYLEWNIGEKHTLANVSTRFGLSERSISRLFKSDMDISFLQYLKTLRIIKAIELLLNTDKPINEIADDVGYSSISAFSDTFHEFTQSRPSDLRKSSKSFRNPAG is encoded by the coding sequence ATGGGACTTATTGCAACACTTCCGCATATAGATGAACATGATAAAAGTGTATTCGTCATGCACGAAAAATCTGAAAAGCTGATTCCATTTCACAAGCATACAAAAGGACAGTTGAGCTATGTAGAAGGTGGAATAGCATATATTACGATCAACAACCGGACCTATGTAGTTCCTGCCAGGCATTTCTTCTGGATTCCTCAGGGGATGGAACATATCCTGGAAATAGGCCATACTGCTACGGTTCTGCATTCGCTGTATTTCTATGCTCATGATGATGATTCTGATCCTTTCTATGGAAGACTGGGAATTTATCCGGCTTCAGAACTTTTGATCCAGATGATCAGATATACAGAGATATGGGACGAAAAGCATGTCACAGAAAAAGATGAAAATTTTGAGTTTCTCATTGCCTTAAAAAAAATACTGCCCAAAACGCACAAACAGCCTTTGCCTATCATTCTCCCATCCACTCATAATAAGCAGATGCAGAGAATTACCTCTTATCTTGAATGGAATATCGGTGAGAAACATACACTTGCCAATGTAAGTACCAGATTCGGGTTGAGCGAACGTTCCATATCCCGCTTATTCAAATCCGATATGGATATTTCCTTTCTTCAGTATCTGAAAACTTTAAGGATCATCAAAGCTATTGAACTCCTTCTCAACACAGATAAACCCATCAATGAAATTGCAGATGATGTGGGATACAGCTCAATCAGTGCATTCAGCGACACTTTTCACGAGTTTACGCAATCCAGACCATCAGACTTAAGAAAGAGCAGTAAATCTTTCAGAAATCCTGCCGGATAA
- a CDS encoding TolC family protein: MKIYLTGLLMLGTSYTISAGSSRIDTIRLSLKDAWHRAEENSRHIKINTLSTDIAEAEVKDAKRERLPEIGVKGSIEKASNIPIYENGIFSKPTQHEVIHTLYRAGADFYLNIYEGNKLNLKIKETQTLQKIKNIQKEQAVSDIHYKTAALYLDLQKTLIFRNLIKKDIEDQKVQLKEIQTLYKNGVVLKSDVLRIDLELSKRKMALVTIENDILIAMQKLDIILGIPDEQIIIPEEPLSEWDEKMTYNEYLKLAMDHSFDYHVSEQQTELSKVKLKQVKANVSPKIGLYGEFYYANPQIFLYPYNPDWYSLGIVGLKASFSISSLYHNTQKVKAAALEFEKEEEVHKDTEDKIRQQVKEAYLRYQEALEQIKVAETNVVQAKENARIMKNTYFSQTSLITDLLDADIQLLQTKFELEAAKIMAQNNYYLLQNITGTL; the protein is encoded by the coding sequence ATGAAAATTTATCTCACCGGACTGCTGATGCTGGGAACTTCCTACACAATATCGGCAGGCAGCTCCAGAATTGATACCATACGTTTATCCCTAAAAGATGCATGGCACAGAGCTGAAGAAAACAGCCGTCATATTAAAATCAATACCCTCAGTACAGACATTGCCGAAGCAGAAGTAAAAGATGCCAAAAGAGAACGGCTTCCGGAAATTGGAGTTAAAGGTTCCATTGAAAAAGCTTCCAATATTCCTATTTATGAAAACGGAATTTTTTCGAAACCTACCCAGCACGAAGTGATCCATACACTTTACAGAGCAGGAGCAGATTTTTATCTGAATATTTATGAAGGAAATAAGCTGAACCTTAAGATTAAAGAAACTCAGACGCTTCAGAAAATTAAAAACATTCAAAAAGAACAGGCCGTTTCTGATATTCATTACAAGACGGCAGCCCTTTATCTTGATCTTCAGAAAACATTGATCTTCAGAAATCTCATCAAAAAAGATATTGAAGACCAGAAAGTACAGCTTAAAGAAATACAGACGCTTTATAAAAACGGAGTCGTACTGAAAAGTGATGTTTTAAGAATAGATCTTGAACTGTCCAAACGTAAAATGGCCCTGGTCACCATTGAAAATGATATTCTGATTGCAATGCAGAAGTTAGATATTATCCTGGGAATTCCCGATGAACAGATCATTATTCCTGAAGAACCATTGAGTGAATGGGATGAAAAAATGACATATAATGAGTATTTGAAACTGGCCATGGATCACTCTTTTGATTATCACGTATCAGAACAACAGACCGAATTGAGCAAAGTAAAACTAAAACAGGTAAAAGCCAATGTGAGCCCTAAAATAGGTTTGTACGGAGAGTTTTATTACGCCAATCCCCAGATTTTTCTTTATCCTTATAATCCTGACTGGTATTCATTAGGAATTGTAGGTTTAAAAGCTTCATTTTCCATATCATCACTGTATCATAATACTCAGAAAGTAAAAGCGGCTGCTTTGGAATTTGAAAAAGAAGAAGAGGTACATAAGGATACGGAAGATAAAATAAGACAGCAGGTAAAAGAAGCCTATCTGCGGTATCAGGAAGCCCTTGAACAGATAAAGGTAGCAGAAACCAACGTTGTCCAGGCCAAAGAAAATGCAAGGATTATGAAAAACACGTATTTCAGCCAGACTTCCCTTATTACCGATCTGCTGGATGCAGATATACAGCTTCTGCAGACCAAATTTGAACTGGAAGCAGCGAAGATTATGGCACAAAACAATTATTATCTATTACAAAATATTACTGGCACTTTATAA
- a CDS encoding HlyD family secretion protein, with the protein MKKKYTPTDRLITKITGWISVLIVAALIIWGGFTLKNYYRYEQTNDAQVQEYVNPVISRAGGFIVEVKFEENQEVKKGDTLLVIDNREYVLQQKQTQAALQKAYAELKVLASNTGTTAKEAAASQAQVEASKAKVWKQELDYKRYEKLYNEESATKQRLEDAKASLDINESDYKSSQDKYAASVSKINDIQAEKTVVQAEIVRLEALLDRHKLDVSYTAVTAPYDGRMGRRTVETGQMIEAGETLAFIVNNETDKWVVANYKETQIKDMHIGDHVKIVADSYPDKDFQGTIISLSPATGSSFSLLPPDNSTGNYVKIVQRIPVRIRVDGKRNEIDVLKVGMNVNVYAAKKHSNG; encoded by the coding sequence ATGAAAAAAAAATATACCCCTACCGACAGGCTGATTACAAAAATCACAGGATGGATTTCAGTCTTAATCGTTGCTGCACTTATTATCTGGGGAGGTTTTACCCTTAAAAATTATTATCGGTACGAGCAGACCAATGATGCTCAGGTGCAGGAATACGTTAATCCTGTTATTTCAAGAGCAGGCGGATTCATTGTAGAAGTAAAATTTGAAGAAAATCAGGAAGTAAAAAAGGGCGATACTCTTTTGGTGATTGACAACCGGGAGTATGTTCTTCAGCAAAAACAGACTCAGGCAGCTCTTCAGAAAGCCTATGCAGAATTGAAAGTACTGGCAAGCAATACAGGTACCACAGCTAAAGAAGCCGCAGCATCACAGGCTCAGGTAGAGGCCAGTAAAGCAAAAGTATGGAAACAGGAGCTTGACTATAAAAGATACGAAAAGCTTTACAATGAAGAATCTGCAACCAAACAAAGGCTTGAAGATGCAAAAGCCTCATTGGATATCAATGAAAGTGATTACAAATCTTCCCAGGATAAGTATGCAGCATCCGTTTCTAAAATCAATGATATTCAGGCTGAAAAAACAGTTGTTCAGGCTGAAATTGTAAGGCTGGAAGCTTTACTGGACCGCCATAAACTGGATGTCAGTTATACAGCTGTTACCGCTCCATATGATGGAAGAATGGGAAGAAGAACTGTTGAAACGGGCCAAATGATTGAAGCTGGAGAAACGCTTGCATTTATCGTCAACAATGAAACCGACAAATGGGTCGTAGCCAATTATAAAGAAACGCAGATTAAAGATATGCATATTGGTGATCATGTGAAAATTGTGGCCGACTCTTATCCTGATAAAGATTTTCAGGGAACTATTATATCACTTTCTCCGGCTACCGGATCAAGTTTTTCATTGCTTCCTCCTGATAACTCCACCGGAAATTACGTAAAAATCGTACAGAGAATTCCAGTGAGAATCAGAGTGGATGGTAAAAGAAACGAAATTGATGTCCTTAAAGTAGGGATGAACGTGAATGTATATGCTGCTAAAAAGCATTCTAATGGTTAA